One genomic window of Aethina tumida isolate Nest 87 chromosome 3, icAetTumi1.1, whole genome shotgun sequence includes the following:
- the LOC126264910 gene encoding uncharacterized protein LOC126264910, with translation MKVLEFLVNSKHHEVVRLGKHLCTRKGSRRGNSGNRLELQVLTQIHHVP, from the exons ATGAAAGTTTTAGAGTTTTTAGTTAATTCTAAGCACCACGAAGTTGTGAg ACTAGGAAAACATTTGTGTACAAGAAAAGGTAGCAGAAGGGGAAATTCCGGCAACCGCCTAGAACTTCAAGTACTCACACAAATC